From the Diadema setosum chromosome 3, eeDiaSeto1, whole genome shotgun sequence genome, the window TACACTGTACTAGACTAAGGGGAGGCCCCACGTGTCCGGGAACGACTTGGTAGCTAATTCTCTAATTTGATCTCATGTTTTGAAAGTGCACGCTCAAACTTTCTAAAAGAAAATACGAATGAACACCCAAGAGTCCTCAAAGCTCCCCAcccatatgtgtgtgtgttttttttttttttatgtccatGCGTAACAGTTTGGAATAATGCTTGGAAGGTGAACTGGTCCCTGGTTACTCAACTGAGCGCGAGACGCAATATTTCTCTTGTTGCTAATTTCATATGAAGGTCATTCCACAAAGCCTAATGTCGTATCAACCAGAGCACTAATATATCAAAGCTAATGTTGTAACTCACCCTGTTTATTTTTAGGAACGGTCAATCATCGGCAGAAAACTTAAGACATGATTAATGTgcctatagaccgattctgtgacgcgctatgtgtatttttggcatgggcagcgccattattgcggtgtctcagccgaccccccccccccccctcctctctccccactcatctcacgcgcacggaatgaaaaactgatgcatggttgtcttagccaatgggcgtctcgtactcagtgcgcgaatgcttgcctagtgcgcgaacctttgttacaagtgcgcgataaacatgttgcccgtggggtgggtgggggagaggagggggtcggctgggacaccgcaaaatgagcttatggctgcgcccagtgccacaaattgtctgctgcccatTTCTACGATCCTCGAGTATACTTCATTATAGGTGTACTATATTCTATTCACTTAGAATATCACAACAAAgatgttgtttctttgttttgtttcgtttgttagtatgtttgtttgccttttttttttttgccttctaCTGCCGAAGAAATGTCTGCTGTGACTGTTCAGGTTAAATCGCATGAAATATGTAGAGTCTACATGGAGTGCAGAAAGCTATCTCACCACTCTCAAACTCTTGTAGATAGTACCACAACCATGAGCATTGTATTTGAAAATTAGTAATAACATTGCGCACATGCTTCATATCACTCGTGTAACGATCGATACTAACGAGACCCTTCGCGTTCTTCACCCAGGCTACAATGACTGAATCATCTCGACAAACAGCTGGGTAGGCAGACGTACCCTCCTTCTTCAAGACTTTCCCCTCTTTCCCTTTGATATCAAGGAATACGACAGCTGATTCATCTGTCAGTAACAGTTTCCCTGTGTTGTGAAAGGAAAATATTTGCTTAGGTATGTATCCATCACACATTACATTCCTTACAGCCTTACCACCCTCTGGGGTAAAAATCAGGATATTTGTGGACTTCCCGAAACCCACGTAGATATTATCATCTCTATCCACAGTGAGACCACCCAACCCTCCTTCAAAGTTTCTCATCGTCTCGAACGTGACGTCAAGCTTCTCCCACTGAGGAGAGTAGAGTGACACCTTGTTATTTATATCGCGTACTACACTTCGGCCATCAGACAGGAACCCAATTCTCCTGACTTTGACATTCTCCAACACGGTCTGCTGTAACTTGCCATCAGGGAAATAGAGATGGATTCCGCCATCAGACGATCCCACTGCCAACTTACCGCCTGGTGCACGAGCGAGAGAGGCCAAGCAACTATTACTAGGGAGCTCTACGTCTGCTTTGACATCCCAACTCTCCAGCTCTCCAAGAAAGAGTTCATTGACCTTCTCGTATCTACGCAATGAAATCTTCTTAGCTCGTTGTGTCACACCTCTGGGTGATTGGTCGTCAGGATCATCTCGTCCCAGAAAGCTCTTCAAATTATCGCACAGCGTGTCGTGTGCAAATAAGGCGTCTTTCTCCAGCGGTACCTTCATACCATTAGTTACCAGCTCTTCCATAGCGTTCATGCGACTGATTGCTCGCCGACTCTCTTCCTCCATGACTTGTAATTCCTTCTCGAATTTCTCAGACCAATGTTTCACTTGCCTTTTCAGGGCTTTTCTTCTGGCTGACAACAGTTGCATGTATTCCTCATACGTCTTATCGATGTCATGGTTGAGCTTTCTCATTATAATTGCTATTTTATTGCGTTGTGTCTCTATGTAATCAATATGGTTGCCGAtggttgttttctttgatttaacTCTTTTTTTCAACTCCTCGAcaatttccattattttttcttcGTGGATAACCGCCTCTTCGATATTATGTCCTGCGTTTGAGTGTCTCAACGCCCCACACTTACAGCAGACGTACTCCCGACATCCAGTGCAGAAACATTCCTCATCCTCGCTGGGATGTTTCTTACATTTCCGTCGCCTCTTAAGCGGAACTTTTCCCGAGAGCACCTCGCTCATAGCTACCACTGAGTGAGTGGAGAACGGTTTCCAGAAAGAGTGCCCTTTCTCACACGATTTACACATATATTTTCCACAATCCTCACAGAAGCACACAGCTGGCGACTTGTCGTCCACTCGCTCACAAACTGTGCATGTTGGACTCTTGATTTTCAGTTCTTGCACAAGAGAACTCAGcgatatgtttgtttgtaactTATCCACATCTCCACTGGGTATGGACGTTCCTCTTCTGCATATTGGGCATGTTATAATTTTCTTGTCAGACTGCGTTTGAGATATTAGTTGAAGACAGTCTTTGCATAACGTGTGAGAGCATGTCAGTGACTTAGGTTGCTTTAAAAGAGTCAGACAGATGGGACACTCCAGATTCTGGCTGATGATCTGATGAAACGTTGCCATGGTGTCTGTTTGTCTAATAGCAAAAGAAACATACAGTTGTAAACACATCAACAAATACCAGGAGAAAACTGAAATTAGCATTTGTCAAATAGCAGAGACGAAAACATGATGTCTGTATGTAGGCATTCTCAATTAAGCAATTTACCAGATATGTGTGAATGTTTGTTTAACCATAATTAGTGAGGATGAATCATTTCCGGTCTCAATAAAGCTGACttatatatgtgaccttgcatcacataaccaaaaaaaaaaaaaaaaaatgtcgccaGACATTGAATCTTAgataagggcagattctgaaagagcagactgaaccctttaaaatgatgtaaaatcaATTAAGATGGACTCACCTAACATACCCATATACTGGAAAGAAGCACACATtgtggaaaagtgtgaactgagagaagaggctctgaagttcAGGGTTTATataagcgcttaatctttaccaagccatgttAGCTGTGCGCAGaaaggacaaaacacaggatgtaaatcactggagcaacaacaatgaagggattatcagattaagcaaGAATTTAGCATGTTCTATTACCACaatctgtccatgattaataccaactttcacagcagtagcattattctttcaaaagtttttagattttaaagtgaagagtgtgctaGAGGtttccagaaatgaaaaggggtttcTAAAACATAcatgatcattctactctcccccccccaaaaaaaaagggttgtaggaAACTGGTGCAAACACACTTTCTCTTTCATATCATGGTCACAAATTaaagcataatgtagaagaaggatatctctttcagaaaatatgaacaactcaagattgactctgttgacccatttcactttttttttggagccCTAACGTAAAATGAAGGGGTgcgacattttttgttttgttttgtggtgcacatAATCATTATGGTAGTTCATTAGAGTGGAGGAAATCTCCATGACTAGTTGAGTGTGCCAGGTATGATATGGCGCGACTGATTAGAATGAAGTCAGATGTTACTTACTGATACTCTAAAGAAGTATTCgaaaataatacaattttgtattacgATTAGCACTCATCAAACTATTTCATTTGGAAGATTTGAGCAGCTAATGGGGGTATGACTATCTTAATGTTGGCCCTGTATGTATTTCCGAAATTTTGTCGCTCAACGCACATGTTGAAAAAGTCCCTTGTTACCGGCACAATActcaatcaaataaaaattgcCAAGGTggttccaaaaaaaaaggggggggggagggtatttATAATATCTTTTGACTGCTATTTTCAAAATTCTTAAGCATTTGATATACTCTCGTATTATCAAGTTCTCAACTGAATGTGGATTTCTTTTGTGATGCTCAATCTTAATCTGggtattcgaaaaaaaaatatcaacaactCATGCTCTGTTACCATTTTGGACAAAGTACAGggtgtctaaaaaaaaaaaaaaaaaactatacactttgaaatggctgccgaataagaaatatatgattctggggggggggggggaggagggggaggattATACGTATGGATAGTTTATGGACTCAACTTtcatatgacaccaaaaagtcTACAAATTAGTCATGCTTGATTGAACACTGCTCACTCTGTAAAGGGTATGAAAATTAGGCTGTGCAGGAATTAGCCTTTTAAATTTGCGACAGGCAAGTCCGTTGGAGcttacaaaactgaagttgatatgataaatgTATGATCAATTACGATTACTTTGGGTTTGCTGAGTGAATTTTATGGCTTATCAAACCAAACTTGTATGTATGAGTATACCGCAGTTGGATTTATTTTATTGTAGCATTGCAAATTTCCCTGATAGACTGAGTGGTGTGTTCATGTGAGTCAGGATGAGGTCATGGTATATGTTGCAATTTCCATGTTACATATTAACCCTGATAGCAGAGACACGTCAGAATGACGTCTATTTCACATCAGCGCTGTCGTCAGAAAGCCGTCGTAAACTGTCGACAAGAATACGTCAtgttgctcaaatggaagacgtaaaaaagacgtcatatttttACGTCAGAAAGGCGTCTTTGTACGACCACCTAGACGTCAGACAGACGTCACAAATTTGACGTCTTTTTTACGTCTTCTATTTGAGCAAAATGGCGTATTTTAGTTGACAGTTTACGACGTCTTCCTGACGACAGCGCTGACGTGTCGTGACAATTTGACGTCAGTCTAAGACGTTTAAATGATCTCCATTATTCTTGTTTATTTACGCCATTAAGAATAAAGTCATAAACatcgtttacacgtcaatttACGACCTTTTTTACGTGTATTGGTACAGAAAAAAGACGTCTTAAAGACGTCActttgacaaaaaaacaaagaaaaaagacgtcattttgaagtctTTTTAAGCCGAGATACATTAATTAACTATGCTAATTACAAGATCTAACAAAGGTGTCGGCATCTTCGAATACAATCCTACGAATCTCACCGTCTACCCCTAAAGCCTTAAATCCTATTCCTACACCTATATGCCTACCACCTATTTCCTATAGTTACTCGACTGTTGTATCACGTTTCtttagaaaagggcaaaaggtttaaatatttcatgacatggttactaaactagGCCACAATTTTGAGAGAATCCcaattgaatatgaatatatgtcTCCATAGCACAAGACTGGATTAGTTCGAAAAAGATAAGCATAAAATGTACGATTTCTGACACAGTTTAAAGATTAAACCAACCACAAATAATGTAATTATCtatgttttatcttattttcaCTGGTTTTGCATATCAGATTCAATCTCATGAGTATTCATGACCGATACAGCCACAAATTGTATGACGTCATTGTGACCTCGTCACGACGTCGTTACGACCAGTCATAAGCATTAAGACTGGTAAAAATCATGTCATAACAATGTAATTATGAAAATTGATCTAACAACTGTAACATATTCAATTTTAACTTTATTTCTATGTCTTTTTTCTATGtccaatatttttcaaattataGATTCTCTTATATGTTGCTTCAAGATAATGTATTTCAATTCCTTAATTCATATTTGATTAcaaattgaagacctgaatataaaaacaacccaagtccaatttttggccatattcagtttgacatgggaaattgtagcttatgcatggactcatcttgtgtacaAATGAtgaaatcctaattaccccgggaagtgcctgaaatgaatgagttaaatcgtatatgaatgtaaaaatgaaggactttggtcattcttacattcatattatagcgccctctctcgtccttctctcatctctatagcagaatatcatgtatatgattcaaacaacgacccaagtccatcacacaaaaaggcctctccacaattaatgtaaatgttaattgtcataatgatatatgttctaatttgtttatacaatgttgccttcccatcacagttaaatagaatattattggacaaataaaaaagatacgaagtttttttttaagtttactcgaaattgtcttccatggacttggatcgttcttatattcagatactcaattgaGTATGTCGTTATTGTTTGCTAGCTACGTGATATTTCAAACATCTTAAAAGATACACCTagtacaaaatagatattgGGACTATCATTGTGTCTAATTCCTATACCTTAAGATACACTCAAAAAATATCATACACGATAATTGCATGCATAATACttatgcgttttttttttccgaaaatTTATGATCAATATAGAAACCAACAGATGACATGTTCCAACGTTTACTGGCGTCACAGTTCCACTTAGGCTAATGAGTTTAAATGTGTACAGACTTATTGTCGACTGACACAGGAAGTGATGCATGATTTCTTGTTTCGATGTGATGCAGTATCGtacttaaacacacacacaaatagtgTATACACATAGAAAGTCATGATATTATGGGGCTATGATAGCCCTTCACCAGAATAAACTTTTTTACATCAGCAGAACCATGTCTACagtgtgaaagaaaaagaaatgcaaccCACAGCTACGATTCCAGAGTAATATACACCTTTGTTGAAGcgatgtgacaaaaaaaaaaatctttttttttaatgttaaataacaaaatatcaaagaaaactACTTTACCCGATATTAACCAAATTCaagatcttttcattaagttgaaGCATCAAGCATCGAGcatcagaataaaaaaaaaacctactgACAAGTTTCATAATATGCATTCATAGGAAACTTACATATCACTACACGTTTGAATGATGTATTTTAGCCAAAGTGTTCTAGCTTCTTTCAAAGCCTGGACAAAAGCACGGAATCTACATTGTTACATGAGCATgttatgtgagtgtgtgagtgtgtgtgtgtgtgtgtgtgtgtgtgtgtgtgtgtgtgtttattcatgtgggtgttgtgtgtttgtgtgtttatgtgcgcATGTGTTTTGGGTgtggtaggtgtgcagtatatcgttacttgcaaaAGTCTTGCGCAACACCCAACATAATCAAGATTtaatctgaaagaaaatgaaagcaaggTCAAAGCTGGTCATAGTTCAGGTCGGAAAAAGGAAACATTGAGGTCATAATCATAAACTTGTCAGACATTGTATATACACTCTATTGTTATGTTGGTCAAACTTTCAACTTGTGTTATGAACACATATTTTATATTCCCGTAGAGCCTATACATTGTGACCTAGTTTGGTAACTATAGTATATACTATGTCATAGAGCATTACAACTTTTTGTCCGTATACAAAAAATGTGATGCAACAGTATTGCAACTAATAGGAATAGGTTGTAGACGTATAGGATTTAGAAAATTAGGAGTACGGTAGGTTAGATTCATATCATGGTTGTACCTTGAGTTACTCACCACTGTATTGGATCTTGTAATAAAATACTACTTAGCTTAGTTAGTCACAAAttaaaaatgacatcaaaataacatccattttccttattttcacaAAAAGGCGTCTTTAATACATATATCTCATTTTCTTTACCAATTACATAATATATGTTGAAAAGGCATGAATTCACGTGAATGAATTGAGAAGGTAATTTACAAGTCATTTAGAAGTCTTTATAATTACGACCACAGAATATGACGTCGTGTGGACAACTTctatttgagcaaaaatacattttgacaGCAGTTAGAGACATATGACGTccactttgtttattttcgtcgtGAAGACGTTTATTCCAGCCATATTCTGTAGCTAACCCTATCATTACTTTAGCAGTCTGTTGAGTACACTGTTGTGCAGTGATACTGTTGTGTGGAATGCTTTCTTCCAACATCTCTTCTTCTTAATCTTTCTGAAGTAGATACCAAATTTTCATTGCTACTCCCAATAGTATAATCTCAATAATTGATTCTTGTGTCCCAAGAGCATTATACAATGGTCAAATTGGCTGCATGATATAACCTTTCTCTGAGTAATtttgggtgcgtttatcaactccttttccttttcagaaacaggttatccaaacagctttcatggaatttttacgagttgataaacgcaaagctgttttgaaagccctttaggaaagccttttcgaaagccccaaATTTGTGGCTACCCAAACAGGTTTATGAaatccaaacaggtttcctaaacaggttttcagaaacctgtttgtaaaagccttttggaagttgataaacgcaaagccgTTTTAAAACGGCTTTGTAGTCTTGTACTTCAGGCACGCCTTATGACCTCTTCTCTTCGGGTCGAATTGCacaatgcagctgtgcagtgacaggccagttaaaaaatcgtgttcgcgaagcgagttgataaacgcaactattttgaaagccgtttgtaaagggctttggaaagggctatcgatagccgtttaaacaggggaaagttgataaacgcagccaaagtctcatgccgccactcagaaatatttaaaGTATGTGCTAAACCGGAGCtacctcacagataggaagacaattgattcttgtggcattgcatcatgactcgtcactctctaagaaagatatgtctttatgatggtaattgcttttcgccgtcccttagaaaacaagcggcacattaatagtacaggcagtcagggctttggaaagggctctcgaaagggctatggaaagggctttcgaaaaggctatcgaaagccgtttaaacaggggaaagttgataaacgcagcctttgTCCGTCATCTGTCGACACTCTGATCGAGTATcgaatatcataaaaaaaaaaaaaaatgtgaaaagccacacctttctttcatttgggatgctaaagaaataaaaagaaagtgattaAGCAGAACACAGTTAAATCATTAAAGTATATCTTTGGCCAAAAAATTATATTGGATATGTGAAAGAGACACATTTCAGTAGTCCATTGCACCAACTTTCAGAGAAAAGGGGTCATTAATTGGTGAAATAATGCATCTGAAAGTTTCTAAACACAATGGGTCTGGGAGGCAAGACTACAACAAACCCCATTGTTTGCAGTGGGTTACGGAACCACAGCGGTTCCTGAATCTCCCAGATACACTGTGTTTGGAAACTTTGAGATGCATTATTTCACTAATTAATGACCCATTTTCTCTGAAAGATGGTGCAATGGATTACTGAAATGTGTCTCTTTCACATAGccagtatattttttttttgccaaagatACACTTTAAGGAGAAATTATTAAGTCCTAAAGAAGTCTGACATGTGTTGTGTCAATTTTTATACGCTTGTCTTGAAATGCCCTTACTTTTCATCTCTTTGCACAAATTTGTGATACAATTGTTAgacattgatttatttcaagCGGAGACAACGATTACTATCTTTtttattgtcatattatattgtcaTATAACATTCTGATTGATCTGTCCGTTTTTCTGTTTTGCATATAGTGTCAACTCTATTACAAATATGAACACGGTATACGTTATTTGACTAATCATGTCTACCTAGAATCAGCGAAATCTTAACAGAAAAAAGCACATATATACCAGACAAACAAAAGACACTCAATTATCTTGTGATTATGCATCTACTTTTTGTAAAACTCTACATGTGATCCCAGCCACAATCTTTGGGTAGATACGAGTATGGATTGTATGCTTACCAAATATGCCGCACTTCCGTGTAGAATACTGCTGATTTAGGTCTGACTCCGAAGTACCATGCACGAGCTTACGATCTGATGTCTAATCAGCCTGTTGGAATATCCTCACACATATGAAATTGACTGTGGTCTTACTTTTAGACCCAATTGAAATATACTCGTGAAGAGTTTATTATTTTCGACAGAGGGAGGGATTACACAGCGCTCACAAAATGACCGAGCAGTTTTCAGAGGGATGTCTGTATTTTTCGTGACCTTTCACTCTCACCCATTATATTTATAGAAACTGGTTTTCCCCATGCACATATCAAACAATCTAGTGTGTATATGCCTATTAATTAAAATCACAGCGAAATCATGAACGTTCAACTTGCACATTGAGCCGTTCGtacatgattttgatattctgtCTTTCAGTGAACTGAGGGGAtacttttagcgtatcacctaccATCCGACTTGCAATGGACTTGCAATCTGTGGTTCGACGGAAAATGGCGCTGATCACCAAGTCTCATAAGTAGTCAATCCTAAATGTAAACTGCCTCCACCTCGTAAATATTACACATTGACTTACTAGGCAGGGTGATACCTCATGTCAGTTGAAATAGAGATGACGAAATACATGTAGGACCTTTTCAGCTCTTAGACTTTTGATGTGAACTAGTGCTGCCGTATAGAATTTATAAGCCTTGCTTTGGTAAATTCACACCAGAACATTTCGCAGCACACATCAATGCATATCACTATGTGCAAAAGACTTTGATAAAATTATAGGAGGGGAAGCTTATCCATGTTTGGACAACTATGTCGGAAAACGTTCATATATTGAGCTGCAAgacatatgattttgttttatttctttcgaTTAACAATTCCCTTTCAGTTGTGACAATCTGGCAAGTAtatgtttgaaaattattttcaaccgaTCCCCTCTAGCAACAAGAATAGATGGGGATcgtttttatttatattttagtGCATCATTTTTGTGTTAATTATATATTTCAAGTAAACAATCGCACGTACTAATGGGAagatatatcatataaataaGTATCTATATTGTATACCTTATATTGTGCGAAAAACAATATGTTATAataaaggaaagggaaaaggggagGGGTTTCAAGTCgatcacacaaacatacatacacaacgacacacatgcacacactcatacacacacataacagcTTCACCATAAACGTTTGACATCGTGCAAACAAGCCTCTCAACAGTAGCAGTTTCTATCAACTTGTTAACAAGGAGTTCCCGTTATTGACATATCATACACTGCTACTAACAGCCACGCAGACAACACGCAAATTCACAGTGTACTTGAACGAGTGAACGAGCAATAGGTTTACTCCTGTAAGAAGTTCACTTTAATTTCATGCATGCACTTGCatctataaaaacaaaaaaaggcaatgaaatatataaaaagcCAATTAAAACACCATAAAGCTTGCAAAATATAGACATATAATCTGAATCATGTGTACAGTGGAGGTATACCCACTCAACGAACTGTGTAAAaagacaacaatataaaaaaacagaacaaatggAAAACAACTGCAATGAAACAACTTGATGTTTATACGTTAAAGAAAACATAGGGagaattcaacatgctttcattttttctagcataatataAGAGCACTTTACTAGCCACTTGAAGGAACCAGGGGATAAATTACTACCCTTAGCACAGTATCAAATTgatagaatgtgtaattttcatgaaatatgaagttttgttgaattattttaatgtttcctttatattgctgtccacACACGACGTCATGAACTCCGGTATATATATACTCATCTCATCCACCGGTTCtaacacaaaaactttaaaaaaaaaaccataacttttgcatcgatgaTCCAAGTTTTCTCAAGCTTTCACCGATGCCTTCTACtattgttgctgctttcactcaatccacatttctcttcgggttttgatttcctttaaagagactgtacagttctggttgaggtgaggatttagcatttaacgttgtccgagatattcagaaaccattctatgaaatgtcagagagcatgtaattctaaggggagtcaaaattgtatttgatgaaaatcggttttcaaattgctgagataacaaaaaaaaaaaacaaaaaaaacaaggtCAACCAAgaagatcctaataaaaggcatggcctgacgcattttattatttccacttttgttgatgtctcagccattttcatcacaaaaagaaagatgttTAATCCTTTTTAGAAttacaagctctttcatatttcataagaggtttctcattatctcacttagaaatgttataaacctgaatcttcacctcaaccagtactgtacagtccctttgaaATTGCACAGAAAtggatatttattttttctttatttaattAACTCATATTCAAATACATGGTGTCCAGTTCAAATACGTGATCTTCCACGGGGCCCTGTGTTTTACAACAAAGAATATTCGAACCTTCATATGTATAAGTCATAGACATAgaataaaagaacaacaaagacataaaggtgattattgttgtcatctttttacattatgtataactgaaaggggaaaaaacatatTAGTTCCTGGATATATACATAGGGTAGAAAATGAATATGTAAGAATAGAAGAATTATGGAATGGAAAAGGGATTGCGAGTGTGATGATATAGGAGTAGGGTGTGGTAAAGATTATCCCGTGATAGCCCGACGCTGCAAAGTCAATCTCTAAAAAAGATACACGATGTTAAAGAGTTTACTCCCGTGCAAATATTGTGGAA encodes:
- the LOC140247006 gene encoding uncharacterized protein produces the protein MATFHQIISQNLECPICLTLLKQPKSLTCSHTLCKDCLQLISQTQSDKKIITCPICRRGTSIPSGDVDKLQTNISLSSLVQELKIKSPTCTVCERVDDKSPAVCFCEDCGKYMCKSCEKGHSFWKPFSTHSVVAMSEVLSGKVPLKRRRKCKKHPSEDEECFCTGCREYVCCKCGALRHSNAGHNIEEAVIHEEKIMEIVEELKKRVKSKKTTIGNHIDYIETQRNKIAIIMRKLNHDIDKTYEEYMQLLSARRKALKRQVKHWSEKFEKELQVMEEESRRAISRMNAMEELVTNGMKVPLEKDALFAHDTLCDNLKSFLGRDDPDDQSPRGVTQRAKKISLRRYEKVNELFLGELESWDVKADVELPSNSCLASLARAPGGKLAVGSSDGGIHLYFPDGKLQQTVLENVKVRRIGFLSDGRSVVRDINNKVSLYSPQWEKLDVTFETMRNFEGGLGGLTVDRDDNIYVGFGKSTNILIFTPEGGKAVRNVMCDGYIPKQIFSFHNTGKLLLTDESAVVFLDIKGKEGKVLKKEGTSAYPAVCRDDSVIVAWVKNAKGLVSIDRYTSDMKHVRNVITNFQIQCSWLWYYLQEFESGEIAFCTPCRLYIFHAI